Proteins encoded in a region of the Pseudomonas shahriarae genome:
- a CDS encoding ABC transporter permease, which yields MTSSTTAGNAHLDASTQPPQLRVTGDWTLAHYSALKRLSASLDGQYDASTRVDLNGLGALDTAGASLLVELLGPERIEHSAEQSDCSLPAADRALLKTVYRSLNDFCVPVKEPQESAGIQLLARIGGAVDTVWQDAMKLLGFIGLILETLARGVFRPKRWRLTPMVAHIEQTGLDAAPIVALLTFLVGAVVAFLGATVLESFGASIFTVDLVAFSFLREFGVLLTAILMAGRTASAFTAQIGSMKANEEIDAIRTLGLDPMELLVLPRVLALLVALPMLTFLAMISGIIGGGVVCAVALDISPAMFLSLLQSDIGVQHLLVGLVKAPFFAFLIAAIGCLEGFKVSGSAESVGAHTTSAVVQSIFVVIVLDAVAALFFMEMGW from the coding sequence ATGACCAGTAGCACAACGGCAGGCAATGCCCACCTGGACGCGTCCACCCAACCGCCCCAACTCAGGGTCACCGGGGACTGGACGCTGGCCCACTACAGCGCCCTCAAGCGGTTGTCGGCGAGCCTCGACGGCCAGTACGACGCCAGCACCCGCGTCGACCTCAACGGCCTGGGCGCGCTAGACACTGCCGGCGCCTCGCTGCTCGTGGAACTGTTAGGGCCCGAGCGCATCGAGCACTCCGCCGAACAGTCCGACTGCAGTCTGCCCGCCGCCGACCGCGCGCTGCTCAAGACCGTCTACCGCTCCCTGAATGATTTCTGTGTGCCCGTCAAAGAGCCGCAGGAAAGCGCCGGCATCCAACTGCTGGCGCGCATCGGCGGCGCGGTGGATACCGTCTGGCAAGATGCCATGAAGCTGCTCGGCTTTATCGGCCTGATCCTCGAAACCCTCGCCCGTGGCGTGTTCCGGCCCAAGCGCTGGCGCCTGACGCCGATGGTGGCGCATATCGAACAGACCGGGCTCGACGCCGCGCCTATCGTCGCCTTGCTGACCTTTCTGGTGGGCGCCGTGGTTGCGTTTCTCGGCGCCACGGTGCTGGAAAGTTTCGGCGCAAGTATTTTCACCGTGGACCTGGTGGCGTTCTCCTTCCTGCGGGAGTTTGGCGTCCTTCTCACGGCAATCCTGATGGCCGGCCGTACCGCCAGTGCCTTCACCGCGCAGATCGGCTCGATGAAGGCCAACGAAGAAATCGACGCCATCCGCACACTGGGCCTGGACCCCATGGAGTTGCTGGTGCTGCCCCGCGTTCTCGCGTTGCTGGTGGCGCTGCCGATGCTGACCTTCCTCGCCATGATCTCCGGAATTATCGGCGGCGGCGTGGTGTGCGCCGTGGCCCTGGATATTTCGCCGGCGATGTTCCTCTCGCTGCTGCAATCGGATATTGGCGTCCAGCATTTGCTGGTGGGCCTGGTCAAAGCGCCGTTCTTCGCCTTCCTGATCGCCGCCATTGGCTGCCTGGAAGGCTTCAAGGTCAGCGGCAGCGCCGAATCGGTCGGTGCCCACACCACCTCTGCGGTGGTGCAATCAATTTTTGTGGTGATCGTGCTCGACGCGGTGGCCGCATTGTTCTTTATGGAGATGGGCTGGTGA
- a CDS encoding Na/Pi cotransporter family protein codes for MLTLLNLLSAVTLLIWGTHIVRTGILRVYGSNLRQVIGQNMARRWLAFIAGILVTAMVQSSNATAMLVTSFVGQGLMGLTPALATMLGADVGTALMARVLTLDLSWLSPLLIFLGVIFFLSRKQTRAGQMGRVGIGLGLIILALQLIVEAAGPITQAQGVKVLFASLTGDILLDALVGALFAMISYSSLAAVLLTATLAGAGVIGLHVAIGLVIGANIGSGVLAFLSTSMQNAAGRQVALGSLLYKLIGLLLIIPVLDPLVQWMDTLDYSAQGMVITFHLLYNVTRCLILLPTIGPMARLCAWLLPERPEANGLAKPRHLDPTALTTPSLALANAARETLRLGDLIDNMLTATLEVLRGKQTAITQEMRSLSDDVEALYSAIKLYLAQMPREDLSEHDSRRWAEIIELSINLKLAGDLIERMLRKVQQQKTSQRRSFSEVGLEELADLHSQLISNLRLGLSVFLSADPESARQLLREKRRFRAQERRLAHAHVSRLQRKIVQSIETSSLHLELIADMKRLNSLFCSSAYVVLETSETGALAADNIADITHSP; via the coding sequence ATGCTGACCCTGCTCAATCTTCTTTCTGCGGTAACCCTGCTGATCTGGGGCACACATATCGTCCGTACTGGCATCCTGCGGGTCTACGGTTCCAACCTGCGCCAAGTCATCGGGCAGAACATGGCCAGGCGCTGGCTGGCGTTCATTGCCGGGATCCTGGTGACCGCCATGGTGCAAAGCAGCAACGCCACGGCGATGCTGGTGACCTCGTTTGTCGGCCAGGGCCTGATGGGCCTGACCCCCGCCCTGGCGACCATGCTCGGTGCCGACGTCGGGACCGCATTGATGGCGCGGGTGCTGACCCTGGATCTGTCGTGGCTGTCGCCGCTGCTGATCTTTCTCGGGGTGATCTTCTTCCTGTCGCGCAAGCAGACACGCGCCGGGCAGATGGGGCGGGTGGGGATCGGCCTGGGCCTGATCATTCTCGCCCTGCAACTGATCGTCGAAGCCGCCGGGCCGATTACCCAGGCCCAGGGCGTCAAAGTGCTGTTCGCCTCGCTGACCGGCGACATTCTGCTCGATGCCCTGGTGGGCGCGCTGTTTGCGATGATTTCCTACTCCAGCCTGGCCGCCGTGCTGCTGACCGCGACCCTGGCCGGCGCCGGGGTGATTGGCCTGCATGTGGCCATCGGCCTGGTGATCGGCGCCAATATCGGCAGCGGCGTGCTGGCCTTCCTCAGCACCAGCATGCAAAACGCCGCCGGCCGCCAAGTGGCCCTGGGCAGCCTGCTGTACAAGCTGATCGGCCTGTTGCTGATCATTCCCGTCCTTGACCCGCTGGTGCAGTGGATGGACACCCTGGACTACAGCGCCCAGGGCATGGTCATCACCTTTCATCTGCTCTACAACGTCACCCGCTGCCTGATTCTGCTGCCGACTATCGGCCCCATGGCACGCCTGTGTGCCTGGCTGCTGCCGGAGCGCCCAGAGGCCAATGGCCTGGCCAAACCCCGCCATCTCGACCCCACGGCGTTGACCACGCCGAGCCTGGCCCTGGCCAATGCCGCGCGGGAAACCCTGCGCCTAGGCGACCTGATCGACAACATGCTGACCGCCACGCTGGAAGTGCTGCGCGGCAAACAAACCGCGATCACCCAGGAAATGCGCAGCCTCAGCGATGATGTCGAGGCGCTCTACAGCGCGATCAAGCTGTACCTGGCGCAAATGCCCCGGGAGGACCTCAGCGAGCACGACAGCCGGCGCTGGGCCGAAATCATCGAGCTGTCGATCAACCTGAAGCTGGCCGGCGACTTGATCGAGCGCATGCTGCGCAAGGTCCAGCAGCAGAAAACCTCCCAGCGTCGCTCGTTTTCCGAAGTCGGGCTGGAGGAACTGGCCGACCTGCACAGCCAGTTGATCTCCAACCTGCGCCTGGGCCTGTCGGTATTCCTCAGCGCCGACCCGGAAAGCGCCCGCCAATTACTGCGCGAGAAGCGCCGCTTTCGCGCCCAGGAACGGCGCCTGGCCCACGCCCACGTCAGCCGCCTGCAACGCAAGATCGTGCAAAGTATCGAGACCAGCTCCCTGCACCTGGAGCTGATTGCCGACATGAAACGCCTGAACTCGTTGTTTTGCAGCAGTGCTTATGTAGTGTTGGAAACCTCCGAGACCGGCGCGCTGGCAGCGGACAATATTGCCGACATCACCCATTCGCCCTGA
- a CDS encoding nucleoside recognition domain-containing protein: MLNGLWLGFFVVAMVSALAQWLVGGNAGIFAAMVESIFAMAKLSVEVMVLLFGTLTLWLGFLRIAEKAGIVEWLAKALGPLFLRLMPEVPAGHPAIGLITLNFAANGLGLDNAATPIGLKAMKALQELNPIPNTATNAQILFLVLNASSLTLLPVTIFMYRAQQGAPDPTLVFLPILLATSASTLVGLLSVALMQRLRLWDPVVLAYLIPGALVLGGFMALLATMSATALAGLSSILGNLTLFGLIMLFLLIGALRKVKVYEAFVEGAKEGFDVAKNLLPYLVAMLCAVGVLRASGALEFGLEGIRHLVAWAGLDTRFVDALPTAMVKPFSGSAARAMLIETMQTQGVDSFAALVAATIQGSTETTFYVLAVYFGSVGIQRARHAVGCALLAELAGVVAAITVCYWFFG, translated from the coding sequence ATGCTTAATGGCCTGTGGCTTGGCTTCTTTGTCGTGGCAATGGTATCGGCGTTGGCGCAATGGCTGGTGGGCGGCAATGCCGGGATCTTTGCGGCGATGGTGGAGAGTATCTTCGCCATGGCCAAGCTGTCGGTCGAAGTGATGGTGCTGCTGTTCGGTACCCTGACCCTCTGGCTGGGCTTTCTGCGCATCGCCGAGAAGGCCGGGATCGTCGAGTGGCTGGCCAAGGCTCTGGGCCCGCTGTTCCTGCGGCTGATGCCGGAAGTGCCGGCCGGTCACCCGGCCATCGGCCTGATCACCCTCAACTTTGCCGCCAACGGCCTGGGCCTGGATAACGCGGCGACGCCGATCGGCCTCAAGGCCATGAAGGCGCTGCAAGAGCTCAACCCGATCCCCAACACCGCGACCAACGCGCAGATCCTGTTCCTGGTGCTCAACGCGTCCTCCCTGACCCTGCTGCCGGTGACGATCTTCATGTACCGCGCCCAGCAAGGCGCGCCCGACCCGACCCTGGTGTTCCTGCCGATCCTGCTGGCCACCAGCGCCTCGACCCTGGTGGGCCTGCTGTCGGTAGCACTGATGCAACGCCTGCGCCTGTGGGACCCGGTGGTGCTGGCGTACCTGATCCCCGGTGCGCTGGTACTGGGTGGCTTTATGGCCTTGCTGGCCACGATGTCGGCGACGGCCCTGGCAGGCTTGTCCTCGATCCTCGGCAACCTCACGCTGTTTGGCCTGATCATGCTGTTCTTGCTGATCGGCGCGCTGCGCAAGGTCAAGGTCTACGAAGCGTTTGTCGAAGGTGCCAAAGAGGGCTTCGACGTTGCCAAGAACCTGCTGCCGTACCTGGTGGCGATGTTGTGTGCGGTCGGCGTGCTGCGTGCTTCCGGGGCGCTGGAGTTTGGCCTGGAAGGCATTCGCCACCTGGTGGCCTGGGCCGGCCTGGACACGCGTTTTGTCGACGCCTTGCCTACGGCGATGGTCAAGCCCTTCTCCGGCAGCGCGGCGCGGGCGATGCTGATCGAGACCATGCAGACCCAGGGAGTGGACAGCTTCGCGGCGCTGGTGGCGGCGACGATCCAGGGCAGTACCGAGACCACCTTCTATGTGCTGGCGGTGTACTTTGGCTCGGTGGGTATCCAGCGGGCGCGGCACGCGGTGGGGTGTGCGTTGCTCGCGGAATTGGCCGGTGTGGTGGCGGCGATTACCGTTTGCTACTGGTTCTTTGGCTAA
- a CDS encoding MlaD family protein, translating to METRAHHVMIGLFSVIVVVGAMLFGLWLAKSSVDSAFQDYEVIFNEAVSGLSQGSAVQYSGIKVGDVTSLRLDPKDPRRVLARIRLAGQTPIKEDTQAKLALTGITGTSIIQLSGGTPQSPELKGKNGNLPQITASPSPIARLLNNSNDLMTSINLLLHNANRMFSPANVDRLSGTLAHLEQTTGAIAEQRGDIKVVMQQLAQVSKQAGATLEQTTALMRNANGLLNDQGKQMFGSAEGAMRSLEQSTATINTLLSDNKESLNSGMQGLNELAPAVRELRDTLGSLRAISRRLEANPSGYLLGSDKNKEFTP from the coding sequence ATGGAAACCCGAGCCCATCATGTGATGATCGGTCTGTTCAGCGTGATCGTTGTGGTCGGCGCCATGCTGTTCGGCTTGTGGCTGGCCAAGTCCAGCGTCGACAGCGCGTTCCAGGATTACGAAGTGATCTTCAACGAAGCGGTCAGCGGCCTGTCCCAGGGCAGTGCGGTGCAGTACAGCGGGATCAAGGTCGGTGATGTCACCAGCCTGCGCCTGGACCCGAAAGACCCACGTCGCGTCCTGGCACGCATCCGCCTGGCCGGGCAGACGCCGATCAAGGAAGACACCCAGGCCAAGCTGGCGCTGACTGGCATCACCGGCACCTCGATCATTCAACTGAGCGGCGGCACCCCGCAAAGCCCCGAACTCAAGGGCAAGAACGGCAACCTGCCGCAGATCACCGCCTCGCCATCGCCCATCGCCCGGCTGCTGAACAACAGCAATGACCTGATGACCAGCATCAACCTGCTGCTGCACAACGCCAACCGCATGTTCTCGCCCGCCAACGTCGATCGCCTGAGCGGCACCCTGGCACACCTGGAGCAGACCACCGGGGCCATCGCCGAGCAACGGGGCGATATCAAGGTGGTGATGCAGCAACTGGCCCAGGTCAGCAAACAGGCCGGTGCCACCCTGGAGCAGACCACCGCGCTGATGCGCAACGCCAACGGCCTGCTCAACGACCAGGGCAAACAGATGTTCGGCAGCGCCGAAGGGGCCATGCGCTCCCTGGAGCAAAGCACCGCGACCATCAACACTTTGTTGAGCGACAACAAAGAGTCCCTGAACAGCGGCATGCAGGGCCTCAATGAACTGGCGCCGGCCGTGCGCGAACTGCGCGATACCCTCGGCTCCCTGCGGGCCATTTCCCGTCGCTTGGAAGCCAACCCCAGCGGGTACCTGCTGGGCAGTGACAAGAACAAGGAGTTCACGCCATGA
- a CDS encoding TerC family protein has translation MEWLTNPEIWIAFFTLTALEIVLGIDNIIMISILVSRMPKHMQARTRIFGLALAMVTRILLLLSITWVMQLTADLFTIAGQGISGRDLILFFGGLFLLWKSSQEMYHALEGEDETHEEPKGKGGKFIYTIIQIAIIDIVFSLDSVITAVGMVSHVPVMVAAIIVAVLVMMLAAGTISEFIDKHPSLKMLALSFLLIVGTVLIAESFDVHVPKGYVYFAMAFSLAVEAVNIKMRSAIAKKKKQQDPVKLRKDIPGQ, from the coding sequence ATGGAATGGCTGACCAATCCGGAGATCTGGATTGCCTTCTTCACCTTGACGGCTCTCGAGATCGTCCTGGGCATCGATAACATCATCATGATTTCGATCCTGGTCAGCCGTATGCCCAAGCATATGCAGGCGCGCACCCGGATCTTCGGCCTGGCCCTGGCCATGGTCACGCGGATCCTGTTGCTGCTGTCGATCACCTGGGTCATGCAATTGACCGCCGACTTGTTCACCATTGCAGGCCAGGGTATTTCCGGTCGCGACCTGATCCTGTTCTTCGGCGGCCTGTTCCTCCTGTGGAAAAGCTCCCAGGAGATGTACCACGCCCTGGAAGGTGAAGACGAAACCCACGAAGAGCCGAAAGGCAAGGGTGGCAAGTTCATCTACACCATCATCCAGATCGCGATCATCGACATCGTGTTCTCCCTGGATTCGGTGATTACCGCCGTGGGTATGGTTTCCCACGTTCCGGTCATGGTCGCGGCGATCATCGTAGCGGTACTGGTGATGATGCTGGCAGCTGGCACCATCAGTGAGTTCATCGACAAGCACCCGTCGCTGAAAATGCTCGCGCTGTCGTTCCTGTTGATCGTGGGTACCGTGCTGATCGCTGAATCCTTCGACGTCCACGTGCCAAAAGGCTACGTGTACTTCGCCATGGCGTTCTCCCTGGCGGTAGAAGCGGTCAACATCAAGATGCGTAGCGCCATCGCGAAGAAGAAAAAGCAGCAGGATCCAGTGAAACTGCGCAAGGACATTCCGGGCCAGTAA
- a CDS encoding M16 family metallopeptidase encodes MRRLLFACLLIGSAHAFAFDRLQVEGYLLPNGLQLLLKPGTERGHVAIRLVVGVGLDDFSCADKELPHLLEHLLFSGINGGGEGELEEQMQALGGEWNAYTSNADTTFVIEAPARNQRKVLDLLMAIVTRTELSDAAINAAKQVVEREDGGHSSHLQRLLDRQDLGHNASNQLAVELGLKCAERAEVEHLTRAQLEKVRQDWYAPNNMTLIIVGDLDKLLPAYLERTYGQLEPVDPSEHRALPQTLEAAATQRDLVRGWVGDGAKLHWLFPEPILDDQHDATYDLLKDYLDWTLYRQLRLQHGLSYGPRSEREVLGGVGFMSLNADLDRDNLPEAEHVLENLKAKLLEDGLDRVTFSRLQQAAIDRQAWAVQGNSGLADYYWGALADYADGRFSDPAKRIKAVSLAQTNQAMRQLLNQPGYWRIEKPLLSYDALGWIAAGVLGLIAIGLIGVLRYRKAVA; translated from the coding sequence ATGCGTCGCCTGTTATTCGCCTGCCTGCTCATAGGCTCGGCCCACGCCTTTGCCTTTGACCGCTTGCAGGTCGAAGGCTATCTGTTGCCCAACGGCCTGCAGTTGCTGCTCAAGCCGGGCACCGAACGTGGGCACGTGGCGATCCGCCTGGTGGTCGGTGTAGGCCTGGACGACTTCAGTTGCGCGGACAAGGAACTGCCGCACCTGCTGGAGCACCTGCTATTCAGCGGCATCAATGGCGGCGGCGAGGGCGAACTGGAAGAACAGATGCAGGCCCTGGGCGGGGAGTGGAACGCCTACACCAGCAATGCCGACACCACCTTCGTCATCGAAGCCCCGGCGCGCAACCAGCGCAAGGTGCTGGACCTGCTGATGGCAATCGTGACCCGTACCGAGCTGAGCGACGCCGCAATCAACGCGGCCAAACAGGTGGTGGAGCGCGAAGACGGCGGCCACTCTTCGCACCTGCAACGCCTGCTGGATCGCCAGGACCTGGGCCACAACGCCAGCAATCAACTGGCGGTGGAACTGGGCCTCAAATGCGCCGAGCGTGCCGAAGTCGAGCACCTGACCCGCGCCCAGTTGGAAAAGGTACGCCAGGACTGGTACGCCCCCAACAACATGACCCTGATCATCGTCGGCGACCTCGACAAACTGCTCCCGGCCTATCTGGAACGCACCTATGGCCAGCTCGAGCCGGTAGACCCCAGTGAACACCGGGCCTTACCGCAAACCCTTGAGGCCGCAGCGACCCAGCGTGACCTGGTCCGTGGCTGGGTCGGCGATGGCGCCAAGCTGCACTGGCTGTTTCCCGAGCCGATACTGGACGACCAGCACGACGCGACCTACGACCTGCTCAAGGACTATCTGGATTGGACGTTGTATCGCCAGTTGCGCCTGCAGCATGGCCTGTCCTACGGCCCGCGGAGCGAGCGCGAAGTGCTGGGCGGCGTGGGGTTCATGAGCCTGAACGCCGACCTGGACCGCGACAACCTGCCTGAAGCCGAACACGTCCTCGAAAACCTCAAGGCCAAGCTGCTTGAGGATGGCCTCGACCGAGTCACCTTTAGCCGCCTGCAACAAGCTGCCATCGACCGCCAGGCATGGGCCGTGCAGGGCAACAGTGGCCTGGCCGACTATTACTGGGGCGCCTTGGCCGACTACGCCGATGGCCGCTTCAGCGACCCGGCCAAGCGCATCAAGGCCGTAAGCCTGGCGCAAACCAACCAGGCTATGCGCCAGTTGCTCAACCAGCCCGGCTACTGGCGCATCGAAAAGCCGTTGCTCAGTTACGACGCCCTGGGCTGGATCGCCGCAGGCGTGCTGGGGCTGATTGCCATTGGGCTGATTGGCGTGCTCCGTTATCGCAAAGCAGTTGCGTAA
- a CDS encoding DUF5924 family protein, whose protein sequence is MPNLTHLIQRILELMKRYPGVIALGGFISGVGSFILVDRQQGMASWIAIIMLVSWLWLMLENSFTQLFSKVFKREIPEPLLRYATQMIHQESLFFVLPFFFVTTTWNSSQAIFTGLLGAAALVSITDPLYYKWLAPKRSLFLALHTLTLFAALLTALPIILHLTTAESYKLALGVAMALSIPSLAVSLPLRSVKGWLMLLGVTAAIGCAGWFLRSWVPPATLWMSEVAISTQLQDRTPGDDLKEVSASQLRSSGLYAYTAINAPRGLDERIYHVWQFNGKEVDRIALDIHGGRKEGYRAWTHKQNFPANAAGRWQVRVLTEDGQVIGVLRFKVTDTAPTDTPK, encoded by the coding sequence ATGCCAAACCTGACCCATCTCATCCAGCGCATCCTCGAACTGATGAAGCGCTACCCAGGGGTGATCGCACTCGGCGGTTTTATCTCGGGGGTGGGCAGCTTTATCCTGGTGGACCGCCAGCAAGGCATGGCCAGCTGGATCGCGATCATCATGCTGGTGAGCTGGCTGTGGCTGATGCTGGAGAACAGCTTCACCCAGTTGTTCAGCAAGGTCTTCAAGCGGGAAATCCCCGAGCCGCTGCTGCGCTACGCCACGCAAATGATCCACCAGGAAAGCCTGTTTTTTGTCCTGCCATTCTTTTTTGTCACCACCACCTGGAACAGCAGCCAGGCAATCTTCACCGGTTTGCTGGGCGCCGCCGCACTCGTCTCGATCACCGACCCGCTGTACTACAAATGGCTGGCACCCAAGCGCTCGCTGTTTCTGGCGCTGCACACCCTGACCCTATTTGCCGCCTTGCTCACCGCGTTGCCGATCATCCTGCACCTGACCACCGCCGAAAGTTACAAACTGGCCCTGGGCGTAGCGATGGCCTTGTCGATCCCCAGCCTGGCAGTAAGCCTGCCACTGCGCAGCGTCAAGGGGTGGCTGATGCTGCTGGGCGTGACGGCGGCGATCGGTTGCGCGGGCTGGTTCCTGCGCAGTTGGGTGCCGCCGGCGACCCTGTGGATGAGCGAAGTGGCAATCAGCACCCAATTGCAGGACCGTACCCCCGGCGATGACCTCAAGGAAGTCAGCGCCAGCCAACTGCGCAGCAGCGGCCTGTACGCCTACACCGCGATCAACGCACCGCGCGGCCTGGACGAGCGCATCTACCATGTGTGGCAGTTCAACGGCAAAGAGGTCGACCGCATTGCCCTGGACATCCATGGCGGGCGCAAGGAAGGCTATCGGGCCTGGACGCACAAGCAGAACTTCCCGGCGAATGCCGCGGGCCGCTGGCAAGTGCGGGTGCTGACCGAAGATGGCCAGGTGATCGGCGTGTTGCGCTTTAAAGTCACGGACACAGCACCAACGGACACGCCAAAGTAG
- a CDS encoding ABC transporter ATP-binding protein, whose translation MSRLQRAPSEAVIEVRGLCNRFGPQSVHENLDLDLYKGEILAVVGGSGSGKSVLLRSIVGLRQPSEGQVRVFGQNLPSLAEHERSLVERRFGVLFQKGALFSSLTVTENVALPLIEHAGLSRADAEHLAAVKLALAGLPLSAADKYPSSLSGGMIKRAALARALALDPDILFLDEPTAGLDPIGAAAFDQLILTLRDALGLSVLLITHDLDTLYTITDRVAVLAQKKVLVAGAIDVVSETDDAWIHEYFHGPRGRAALDAAQQLNEV comes from the coding sequence GTGAGCCGTTTACAGCGTGCGCCCAGCGAGGCGGTGATCGAAGTCCGTGGCCTGTGCAACCGCTTTGGCCCGCAAAGCGTGCATGAAAACCTCGACCTGGACCTGTACAAGGGCGAGATCCTCGCCGTGGTCGGCGGCTCGGGCAGCGGCAAGTCGGTGCTGTTGCGCAGCATCGTCGGCCTGCGCCAGCCCAGTGAAGGCCAGGTGCGGGTCTTCGGGCAGAACCTGCCGAGCCTGGCGGAGCACGAGCGTTCCCTGGTGGAGCGGCGTTTCGGCGTGCTGTTCCAGAAGGGCGCGCTGTTTTCTTCGCTGACGGTCACGGAGAACGTCGCCCTGCCATTGATCGAACACGCCGGTCTCAGCCGTGCCGATGCCGAGCACCTGGCAGCGGTGAAGCTGGCCCTGGCCGGGCTGCCGTTGTCGGCGGCCGACAAATACCCGTCGTCACTCTCGGGCGGGATGATCAAACGTGCGGCCCTGGCCCGCGCCCTGGCCCTGGACCCGGACATTCTGTTTCTCGATGAACCGACAGCCGGCCTCGACCCCATTGGCGCAGCAGCCTTCGACCAGTTGATCCTGACCCTGCGCGATGCCTTGGGCCTGAGTGTGCTGCTGATCACCCATGACCTGGACACGCTCTACACCATCACCGACCGCGTGGCGGTGCTGGCGCAGAAAAAGGTATTGGTGGCCGGAGCCATAGATGTTGTTTCGGAAACGGACGACGCCTGGATTCACGAATACTTTCATGGCCCACGGGGCCGTGCGGCACTGGATGCCGCTCAACAGCTTAACGAGGTATGA
- a CDS encoding ABC-type transport auxiliary lipoprotein family protein has product MKRAYQMILPVALALVSACSILPKADPSNVYRLPAAQATAHGSPGTWSLRLAKPQASEFIDSPRIAVVPEGNLISSYAQSRWSDPAPVLLRNRLLDGFQRDGRVAFLSTDDTNLQADFELGGQLQAFQSEYRGGAVEVVIRLDARLVRGSDQRIVAAKRFEVRQPVSDTQVPAVVAGFGLAGDQLNKQVVDWVVAQGNAAPKR; this is encoded by the coding sequence ATGAAGCGTGCTTACCAAATGATCCTGCCGGTGGCCCTGGCCCTGGTCAGCGCCTGCTCGATCCTGCCCAAGGCCGATCCATCCAACGTCTATCGACTACCGGCAGCCCAGGCCACAGCCCATGGCAGCCCGGGCACCTGGTCATTGCGCCTGGCCAAGCCACAGGCCAGTGAGTTCATCGACAGCCCGCGCATTGCCGTGGTCCCCGAGGGCAACTTGATCAGCAGCTATGCCCAGTCGCGCTGGAGCGATCCGGCGCCGGTGTTGTTGCGCAACCGTCTGTTGGACGGTTTCCAGCGCGATGGCCGGGTGGCGTTCCTGAGCACCGATGACACCAACCTGCAGGCGGACTTCGAACTGGGCGGGCAGTTGCAGGCCTTCCAGAGCGAGTACCGGGGCGGGGCAGTGGAGGTGGTGATACGCCTGGACGCGCGACTGGTGCGCGGCAGTGACCAGCGGATCGTGGCGGCCAAGCGCTTTGAAGTGCGCCAGCCAGTGAGTGATACCCAGGTGCCGGCGGTGGTGGCCGGGTTTGGGTTGGCGGGGGATCAGTTGAACAAGCAGGTGGTGGATTGGGTGGTGGCGCAGGGCAATGCAGCGCCGAAACGCTGA